The Zobellia alginiliquefaciens genome contains a region encoding:
- a CDS encoding cyclase family protein translates to MTDKKIIDLTLPIQSGDKGVTIDKAKTLAEDGWNATTLHLYSHSGTHMDAPLHFEVNDQTIDEIPVDRFVSEAWVVNLLGIQPKESITVAHLGSVAEKLVNGQSILLHTGWSKKVGTEEYRDALPRISPELAHWLGEKKVNILGVEPPSVADVNNIQEVTEVHTILMKNDIIIVEGLTNLESISQSKITLVALPLKVKNGDGAPARIIAIQN, encoded by the coding sequence ATGACGGATAAAAAAATTATTGACCTTACTTTGCCCATTCAATCCGGGGATAAAGGCGTGACCATCGATAAGGCCAAAACCTTGGCCGAAGACGGGTGGAATGCCACCACTTTACACTTGTATTCGCATAGTGGTACCCATATGGACGCTCCGTTGCATTTTGAGGTCAATGATCAAACGATAGATGAAATTCCGGTTGACCGGTTTGTTTCTGAGGCATGGGTAGTAAACCTTTTGGGTATTCAGCCTAAGGAATCCATTACCGTAGCGCATTTGGGATCGGTGGCAGAAAAGCTCGTAAATGGCCAAAGCATTCTCTTGCATACAGGATGGAGTAAAAAAGTAGGGACAGAAGAATATCGTGACGCCCTCCCTAGAATCAGCCCTGAATTGGCGCATTGGTTGGGAGAAAAAAAGGTGAATATTCTGGGTGTTGAACCCCCTTCTGTGGCGGATGTCAATAATATTCAAGAAGTGACCGAGGTGCATACCATTTTAATGAAAAACGATATAATTATTGTTGAGGGTTTAACAAATCTAGAGTCAATTTCACAGTCTAAAATCACCCTTGTGGCCCTTCCGTTGAAGGTAAAAAATGGTGACGGGGCACCTGCCCGTATAATTGCCATTCAAAACTAA
- a CDS encoding four-carbon acid sugar kinase family protein, producing MSHQTLLESIKDGEGLRGHESEVRAELAKNPKLIVVLDDDPTGTQTVYDVPVITEWTEDILERELLASPVFFILTNSRSLQVNEANALGELLGSRLQKLAEKHQKKLIIISRSDSTLRGHYPDEVDALEKGMGLRHSKQLLVPAFFEGGRYTYDDIHYVKEGNDFIPAAETPFAKDNTFGYTSSNLKDWIVEKSEGKIDRNTIDSISVKELRTISSEEIKTRIEQPNTTHLVINATSYADLQVMALAALQCNAPLLFRTAASFVNAISGIDIKPCLKKDEILIDPSSNGALIVVGSYVPKTTAQLAYIKEYGDAKFLELDVTNVFNIDLFCKELVLLVDKINFNIKSGRDVVVFTSRKVVKGATKQESLEIVNRVSNALISIVKKIRIRPKYILAKGGITSSDVATKGLNVRRANVLGQVLKGVPVWQLDQKSKFPDMPYIVFPGNVGDDKALYELITVLK from the coding sequence ATGTCTCACCAAACACTTTTAGAATCGATTAAAGATGGGGAAGGCTTGCGTGGCCATGAGTCTGAGGTACGTGCTGAGCTAGCAAAAAACCCAAAATTGATCGTTGTTTTAGATGATGACCCAACAGGAACACAAACGGTGTACGATGTTCCGGTGATTACAGAATGGACGGAGGATATATTGGAAAGAGAACTTTTGGCCAGTCCTGTTTTTTTTATACTCACCAATTCTAGAAGTTTACAAGTTAATGAAGCCAATGCACTTGGGGAACTACTGGGAAGTAGATTGCAGAAATTGGCGGAGAAGCATCAAAAGAAACTAATTATTATCAGCCGAAGTGATTCCACGCTCAGAGGGCATTATCCTGATGAGGTCGATGCGCTGGAAAAAGGAATGGGCCTTAGGCATTCAAAGCAGTTATTGGTTCCTGCTTTTTTTGAAGGTGGTCGCTATACGTATGATGATATTCATTATGTAAAAGAAGGGAACGATTTTATCCCTGCAGCGGAAACTCCTTTTGCAAAAGACAATACATTCGGTTATACGTCATCCAATTTAAAAGACTGGATAGTAGAAAAATCAGAAGGGAAAATAGACCGAAATACTATCGATAGTATTTCGGTGAAAGAATTGCGAACTATATCATCCGAAGAAATAAAAACAAGAATTGAACAGCCAAATACCACACACTTGGTGATAAATGCCACGTCTTATGCAGATTTGCAGGTGATGGCACTTGCTGCTTTACAATGCAATGCACCCTTACTTTTTAGAACGGCGGCCTCATTTGTAAATGCCATTTCTGGTATTGACATAAAACCGTGTTTGAAGAAAGATGAAATTTTAATTGATCCATCTTCAAATGGTGCGTTAATCGTGGTGGGTTCCTATGTGCCTAAGACTACAGCTCAACTGGCTTACATTAAAGAATATGGCGATGCCAAATTTCTAGAGTTAGATGTAACCAATGTTTTTAATATTGACCTTTTCTGTAAAGAATTGGTGCTGTTGGTGGATAAGATAAATTTTAATATTAAGTCCGGTCGGGACGTAGTTGTTTTTACTAGTAGAAAAGTAGTAAAAGGAGCCACAAAACAAGAAAGCCTGGAAATTGTAAATCGGGTTTCCAACGCTCTTATCTCCATTGTAAAAAAGATAAGGATTAGGCCCAAATATATTCTGGCAAAGGGAGGGATCACATCAAGTGATGTAGCTACAAAAGGTCTCAATGTACGTCGTGCAAATGTTCTTGGGCAAGTGCTTAAAGGTGTGCCGGTTTGGCAATTGGACCAGAAGTCAAAATTTCCAGATATGCCTTACATCGTGTTTCCAGGGAACGTGGGAGATGATAAGGCGTTGTATGAATTAATCACGGTATTGAAATAA
- a CDS encoding MFS transporter, with product MKTQGYFPKRYFMVLGTFLLALLLYVDRVCISVAKDPISDMLSLSDKQMGWVLAAFSLGYALFQTPAGMLSDALGPRKVLSAIVAIWSVFTALTGAAFNFISLLVVRFLFGAGEAGAFPGMSRAIYTWIPLQERGLVTGINFSGSRLGAAFALPAVAWLIDSFGWRTSFVILGVVGVVWAAAWFLFFRDTPEEHSGVSEHEKEFILSTRQQQDASVKAEKINMGDLLKSKNIWLAMGQYFCSNFTFFFALTWLFPHVKSEYGLNTMEAGFYTAIPLIFGAFGNWTSGALSDRIYKKGNWDKSRILPASIGFFLAALGLVGSIYMDSVEGAILCLSLAIFGADMTLPSSWAFCVDIGKEHSGAVSGTMNMAGNIGAFLTALAFPYLQSWTESTTPFFVVGALLNTIAIVMWYNMKPQRHFTTY from the coding sequence ATGAAGACTCAGGGCTATTTTCCAAAGCGGTATTTTATGGTTTTAGGCACATTTTTATTGGCCTTACTGCTTTATGTAGACCGTGTTTGTATCTCAGTGGCAAAAGACCCAATTTCTGATATGCTCAGTTTGAGCGATAAACAGATGGGTTGGGTGCTAGCAGCATTTTCCTTGGGATACGCCCTTTTCCAAACTCCGGCAGGCATGCTGTCAGATGCTTTGGGACCACGAAAAGTGCTTTCGGCCATCGTGGCCATTTGGTCCGTTTTTACGGCTTTAACAGGTGCAGCCTTCAATTTTATATCGCTTTTGGTGGTGCGGTTTCTTTTTGGAGCGGGAGAAGCGGGTGCTTTTCCTGGAATGTCAAGAGCAATTTATACGTGGATTCCTTTACAGGAAAGGGGCCTAGTTACTGGCATTAATTTTTCTGGTTCTCGATTGGGAGCGGCATTTGCGCTTCCTGCGGTAGCATGGTTGATCGATAGCTTCGGATGGAGGACTTCTTTTGTTATTCTCGGGGTTGTGGGCGTAGTTTGGGCGGCCGCTTGGTTTCTGTTTTTTAGGGATACTCCAGAGGAGCATTCCGGCGTTTCCGAACATGAAAAAGAGTTTATTTTATCTACAAGACAACAGCAAGATGCTAGTGTAAAGGCCGAAAAAATAAATATGGGCGACCTGCTAAAATCAAAAAATATATGGTTGGCCATGGGGCAGTATTTCTGCAGCAATTTTACTTTTTTCTTTGCCTTGACCTGGCTGTTCCCGCATGTGAAAAGTGAGTACGGGCTCAATACTATGGAAGCCGGTTTTTATACCGCGATTCCATTAATATTTGGTGCTTTTGGTAACTGGACCTCCGGCGCACTGAGTGATCGTATCTACAAGAAAGGAAATTGGGATAAGTCGCGAATCCTCCCGGCATCTATTGGTTTTTTTCTTGCTGCACTCGGACTAGTAGGAAGTATTTATATGGATTCCGTGGAAGGTGCAATCTTATGCTTGAGCCTTGCGATTTTTGGTGCCGATATGACCTTACCATCCTCATGGGCCTTTTGTGTGGATATCGGAAAAGAACATTCAGGTGCCGTATCGGGAACGATGAATATGGCGGGAAATATTGGTGCTTTTTTGACCGCTTTGGCATTTCCGTATCTACAATCTTGGACGGAATCTACAACTCCATTTTTTGTGGTGGGCGCATTATTGAATACTATTGCAATCGTAATGTGGTACAACATGAAACCCCAAAGACATTTTACTACCTACTAA
- a CDS encoding Gfo/Idh/MocA family protein — MAKLKGVCIGAGYFSQFHFEAWQRIDQVEIVGVCDAVKERAEEIVKMYGFKRAYADVEEMFRLEKPDFVDIITPPESHLELCKLAVAHTIDIICQKPLAPTLEEAREIESLIAASNVRMMVHENFRFQPWHRELKKLLETNVIGDKLHTINLRMRMGDGWQTDAYMNRQPYFREMERLLIYETGIHFIDVFRYLAGEITEVYAKLRTLNSNIKGEDFAWVHFDFENGGLGFLDANRYNENTSEDPRLTFGAVLIEGDKGSLRLYDDGKITIQLLGENEKEYEYSFNNQNFSGDCVFATQQHFVLNLISETPFETDVANYIPNILILEKIYESSKNGVPVKI, encoded by the coding sequence ATGGCAAAATTAAAAGGCGTTTGTATAGGAGCGGGTTACTTTAGTCAGTTTCATTTTGAAGCATGGCAAAGAATAGATCAGGTAGAAATTGTAGGGGTTTGTGATGCCGTCAAAGAACGTGCGGAAGAAATCGTAAAGATGTATGGGTTTAAAAGGGCCTATGCCGATGTTGAAGAAATGTTCCGCCTAGAAAAGCCGGACTTTGTAGATATCATTACACCTCCTGAAAGCCATTTGGAACTCTGTAAATTGGCAGTGGCACATACTATTGATATTATTTGTCAAAAACCTTTGGCACCCACATTAGAAGAAGCCCGCGAGATAGAATCCCTTATTGCTGCATCTAACGTTAGAATGATGGTGCACGAAAATTTCCGGTTTCAACCTTGGCACCGTGAACTTAAAAAATTACTGGAAACTAATGTAATAGGCGACAAATTGCACACCATAAACTTGCGTATGCGTATGGGCGATGGTTGGCAAACGGACGCTTACATGAACCGTCAACCTTATTTTAGGGAAATGGAGCGCTTGCTTATTTATGAAACAGGAATTCATTTTATTGATGTGTTCCGATATTTGGCAGGGGAAATTACCGAAGTCTATGCAAAATTGAGGACGCTAAACAGCAACATAAAGGGTGAAGATTTTGCTTGGGTACATTTTGATTTTGAAAATGGGGGATTAGGGTTTTTAGATGCCAACAGGTACAATGAAAATACTTCCGAAGATCCAAGGTTAACTTTTGGTGCCGTGCTTATTGAAGGAGATAAAGGCAGCTTGAGACTTTACGATGATGGAAAGATTACGATTCAGCTTCTTGGGGAGAATGAAAAGGAGTATGAATATAGCTTTAATAATCAGAATTTTTCGGGGGATTGTGTTTTTGCCACGCAACAACATTTTGTATTGAATCTCATTTCTGAAACTCCTTTTGAAACCGATGTTGCCAATTATATTCCCAACATTTTGATACTGGAAAAAATCTACGAATCCAGTAAAAATGGAGTCCCGGTAAAAATCTAG
- a CDS encoding LLM class flavin-dependent oxidoreductase codes for MKEMKTPYSILELATVGAGFKPKEVFDNSLELAQKAEEFGYNRFWLAEHHNMLSIASSATSVLMGHIAGGTQKIRVGSGGIMLPNHSSLLIAEQFGTLASLYPNRIDLGLGRAPGTDQTTASAIRPDRMQAVYRFPEELHNIQKYFSKENQHAKVRVPLAEGVDVPMYILGSSTDSAHLAAKEGLPYVFASHFAPAHLMEALNIYYNSFQPSKYLEEPYTMAGINVIAAETDAEAETISTSMLRLILGVLTGKIDYMQPPVKMTAELKQISVDPAFQRMLKYAFVGNKTTVKQQTEEFIKQTGVNEVIAVSHIYNQEDRINSFRLFSEVMKEL; via the coding sequence ATGAAAGAAATGAAAACACCATATTCCATATTAGAATTAGCAACCGTCGGTGCAGGTTTTAAGCCAAAAGAAGTTTTTGACAATAGTCTAGAATTGGCACAAAAGGCCGAGGAGTTCGGTTACAACCGCTTTTGGTTGGCAGAACATCATAACATGTTGAGCATAGCCAGTTCTGCCACCTCAGTGCTTATGGGACATATTGCCGGTGGAACACAAAAAATAAGAGTGGGTTCTGGAGGGATTATGTTACCCAACCATTCGTCTTTGCTCATTGCTGAGCAGTTTGGTACTTTGGCATCCTTATACCCCAATAGAATAGATTTAGGGTTAGGGAGGGCACCTGGAACAGATCAAACCACTGCAAGTGCTATTCGACCGGATAGAATGCAGGCGGTATACCGTTTTCCCGAAGAATTGCACAATATTCAAAAATACTTTTCTAAAGAGAATCAGCATGCAAAAGTTAGGGTGCCTTTAGCGGAAGGGGTCGATGTGCCTATGTATATTTTGGGTTCTAGTACGGACAGCGCACATTTGGCGGCAAAAGAAGGTTTGCCTTATGTGTTCGCAAGTCATTTTGCACCCGCTCATCTTATGGAGGCGCTGAATATTTACTATAATAGTTTTCAGCCTTCTAAATATCTAGAAGAGCCTTATACTATGGCGGGCATAAATGTAATTGCTGCCGAAACCGATGCGGAGGCCGAGACCATTTCAACTTCTATGTTACGTTTAATATTAGGTGTATTGACCGGTAAGATTGATTATATGCAGCCACCGGTAAAGATGACAGCTGAGCTTAAACAAATTTCGGTAGACCCTGCTTTTCAACGGATGTTGAAATATGCTTTTGTAGGGAATAAGACTACCGTAAAACAGCAAACGGAGGAATTTATTAAACAGACCGGTGTAAACGAAGTCATTGCGGTTTCACATATTTATAATCAGGAAGACCGTATCAATTCATTCCGACTTTTTTCTGAGGTTATGAAAGAGCTGTAA
- a CDS encoding precorrin-2 dehydrogenase/sirohydrochlorin ferrochelatase family protein, which translates to MERNELYPVFLKVSNLNILIIGGGNVALEKLTFLLKSSPSAQVEMVSPMFREETIALAKKFDITMHTSDYDKTFLEGKHMVVATTDKVEVNEQVYHDCRAQSILVNVADNPPFCDFYMGGIVTKGNVKVAISTNGKSPTTAKRLRQFFEDVIPENIDDLVQNLNEFRKTIKGDFEEKVETLNEFTKGLVNKKDKDR; encoded by the coding sequence ATGGAGCGGAATGAACTGTACCCGGTATTTCTTAAAGTATCGAATCTAAATATTTTAATCATAGGCGGCGGAAACGTGGCGTTGGAAAAGTTAACGTTTTTGCTAAAGTCAAGCCCTAGTGCACAAGTTGAAATGGTATCGCCCATGTTCAGGGAAGAAACCATTGCCCTAGCTAAAAAGTTTGATATTACGATGCATACTAGCGACTATGACAAAACTTTTTTAGAAGGGAAACACATGGTAGTGGCTACAACGGACAAGGTTGAAGTTAACGAGCAAGTTTATCATGATTGCAGGGCACAGAGTATATTGGTAAATGTGGCGGACAACCCACCTTTCTGCGATTTTTATATGGGCGGAATCGTCACCAAGGGAAATGTAAAAGTGGCTATTTCCACAAACGGAAAATCCCCAACGACCGCAAAGCGTTTACGTCAGTTTTTTGAAGATGTCATTCCTGAAAATATAGATGATCTAGTACAAAACCTTAACGAGTTTAGAAAAACCATCAAAGGGGATTTTGAGGAAAAAGTGGAAACCTTAAACGAATTCACAAAAGGTCTAGTCAACAAAAAAGATAAGGACAGATAG